GGCGAGGGCGTCGAAGTGGCCAGCCTTCTGGCCCCGCCACACCCTCGGATTGGCTTAATGTAACAGTGAGTAGCAGGGTATCACGGGTGGGCTGTGAGACGAGGTACGCATGACGGTCCTGCATCGATAGATGGCTGTAGATAGGCCAAGAGTATCAAGGGTAAGGCGTTTTGTGTGGTGGGACGGACCGCATAAGCGGAGGTCCGTAGCTGCCATGTTTAGCGCCATGTCAGCGTTGGACTGCTAGGCTGCCTAGAATGGCACAAAACTTCCCCACATGAAGAATTTGGGCACCAGATGATTGCAACACCTGGGCGGCCTTGTGTTCATCATGGTTTCGGGGACCGAGGAGCCCATCACAAGGGTCGGGTCCCACACCTCCAGTGGACGCCTTAGAGTCGATCTTTGCCGCTTCCGGCTAGAGCTAGGTAACGACCTTCCCGAGGCTACGCGCCCGCCTTATTAACCAGCAATTTTCCAAGCCCATGCCTTGTTTACGCCTATTTCGACCACAACGCCGTTATTGGGGCCGAGGTCTCAGCGCTGATGCATGTTATCTGTCGTCTGCAAGGCTGCAGCTCGGGATAATCCTGCATAGGGAACGGCACTTTGATACCCAATTCCAACACGACAGCTGTGCCGCAATACCACTGACTTGCATCACCGACCGATTCTGCCAATCACTTCAAGATCTCGACGGAGAAAACTCATCGGGCGTTTAAATATCCCAGTCCGGGGACTTGAAATGACCCCATAGTTCACAAGAAGATACATGTAAAACCTCATGGCTGAGCATACGCCCGAGAAGATCCCGGTTCACGGAAAACACCGTCTGTACCTACGTATCTTGTCACATATTACTCACCCAATGTCCTCATTTGTCTAGTGTTCAAGTTGGGACTGTTGCATCACAGTTAGGCTGTTTCCAACGTCACATGCAATGAGTTTCTATTCTCGATCGACTTGTCGCCGGGAAACGGAAATGGTCGCCACCTGCACAGCCTCTAGTTTCATCACGTACACGAAGCACTTGTGAACTCCTAGGCGCGTGTAGTATCTCTTTTAGCTGGGAACAACCCATAGTAATCTGGTACAATACTTTGATCACCTGTTTTTTGTAGTCTTTTTTCTGGTCCCTCTTTGCGTTACTCCAGTATTACACGCACTATCCAACAACTTGTTACTTTTCGACAACATGGCTCCATTGATACAGGATGGCATCGGTGCAACTGGAGTGACTTCAATGCAGAGTGCATACCACAACAGCCCGAGCCAGTTCCACATACACAGCGATGGCGAGATCCGAGAGAAGATCTCTGACCATCGTTCGGAAGCCACAGAGCACCCAGCCCATGGCACACTGGAAGACGCTATGGAGCCCATAGCCATAGTTGGTATGTCAGCAAAACTTCCGCAGAGTGCAACGTCTCCCGAAGCCTTCTGGAAGTTGCTGGAGGAGGGACGGTCTGCCATGACAGAAGTGCCATCAGATCGCTTCAACATTGATGCTTTCTACCACCCCAACGGAGACAGGCTCAATACTCTGAACGTCCGCGGTGGCCACTTTCTCCAAAGCGATCTCGCAGAATTCGATGCGCCTTTCTTCTCGATACCCAAGACGGAAGCCGAGTCGCTGGATCCACAGCAACGTGGTCTCCTGGAAAGCACATACCATGCTCTGGAAAACGCAGGTATCCCCCTAAAAGAAGCTGGGGGTAGTAAGACAGGAGTCTTTGTTGGATGTTTTGCGAAGGAGTACGACACGATATTCTCGCGCGATACAGATCTACAACCCAAATACCAAGCCTCTGGAACAGGCTCGGCTATGCTTGCAAATCGTCTAAGTTGGTTCTACGACCTGAGGGGCCCTAGTATCACTCTGGACACAGCCTGTTCCAGCAGCCTCAACGCACTTCACTTGGCGTGTCAGAGTATCCGCGCTAAAGAATCAACGATGGTAAGTCTATGAAGTTCTTTGCCCCTACGTTCTTTCTGGCGAATCCAAGCAAGTAGTGTTTCGAGGATACTGTACAGATTTATTGACAAGGTAGAATTCTGTGTCCCAGTCGTGTTTTTGCATAACGTGTTTTAGCCTCGGTGTCTCTATTTCGAGTAACAAGTACCACACACTAGAACTATGCTGACTCAACTAGGCCATAGTTGCTGGATGTAACGTTATACTGAACCCGGATACAATTATGATGTCACTATCTAATCTCCAATTCCTGTCTCCGGATAGTCTTTGCTACAGCTTTGATCACAGAGCCAACGGGTACTCCCGAGGCGAAGGCTTTGGGGTCATAGTGCTGAAGCCTCTCTCGCAAGCTTTGTCAAACAACGATACCATACGTGCAGTAATTCGAGCATCAAGTTCCAACCAGGATGGTCGCACCCCAGGAATCACACAGCCTAGTGGAGATGCACAGGCACTTCTTATCCAAGAAACATACGAAAAGGCAGGCTTGGAT
This sequence is a window from Pyrenophora tritici-repentis strain M4 chromosome 4, whole genome shotgun sequence. Protein-coding genes within it:
- a CDS encoding Polyketide synthase module protein yields the protein MAPLIQDGIGATGVTSMQSAYHNSPSQFHIHSDGEIREKISDHRSEATEHPAHGTLEDAMEPIAIVGMSAKLPQSATSPEAFWKLLEEGRSAMTEVPSDRFNIDAFYHPNGDRLNTLNVRGGHFLQSDLAEFDAPFFSIPKTEAESLDPQQRGLLESTYHALENAGIPLKEAGGSKTGVFVGCFAKEYDTIFSRDTDLQPKYQASGTGSAMLANRLSWFYDLRGPSITLDTACSSSLNALHLACQSIRAKESTMAIVAGCNVILNPDTIMMSLSNLQFLSPDSLCYSFDHRANGYSRGEGFGVIVLKPLSQALSNNDTIRAVIRASSSNQDGRTPGITQPSGDAQALLIQETYEKAGLDLGTTRFFEAHGTGTQIGDTTEAAAIHSVFGKYRSPEEPLIVGAVKSNIGHLEGASGLASIIKTVLALEKGVIPPNTNFEKPNPRIPVHEWNIKASPTGSAPKAMTNKCAVSNRKYSMALKGSSKGICQLLWLRWS